In one window of Streptomyces roseofulvus DNA:
- a CDS encoding tetratricopeptide repeat protein: protein MAGQVSGTTRAKATAPEYQGALGSLSVNASLPEVLARGMEELRTAERAGDRREEARCGLAVAEACRRLGRIEEADRAWKASYRAARSAGHEGAMAWALWSGGTLARQRGAFRLAYRLLRLAAETGERGGDVVVRGYSLAGLAETGRIQGDYPAVRRLHEQLLAEARRRGEARHTVWALEGIAQMHRNTGEYDEALALFEEAADTAARAEDRRGWAWALRGIADVVSVRDGDVERALALLSQAERACREMRLSSALAYNHKMRGNVLYRAGRHEQAREMYALALGEFQEMDEPRGTALSRLGLVKASARLGRDAAHTAADLAELRSTLDRIGLRHARDMVDKAAAELGVGPLPDHAGREQGAATPLLPPVGAEALQAADVEGLR from the coding sequence ATGGCAGGTCAGGTGAGTGGGACGACGCGGGCCAAGGCGACGGCACCGGAGTACCAGGGTGCTCTCGGATCGTTGTCGGTGAACGCCTCGCTGCCCGAGGTGCTGGCCCGGGGCATGGAGGAGCTGCGGACGGCGGAACGGGCCGGGGACCGGCGGGAGGAGGCGCGCTGCGGGCTGGCCGTCGCGGAGGCCTGCCGCAGGCTCGGGCGCATCGAGGAGGCCGACCGCGCGTGGAAGGCGAGCTACCGGGCGGCGCGTTCGGCCGGCCACGAGGGGGCCATGGCGTGGGCTCTGTGGAGCGGCGGCACGCTGGCCCGGCAGCGGGGTGCGTTCAGGCTGGCGTACCGGTTGCTGCGGCTGGCCGCCGAGACGGGCGAGCGGGGTGGTGACGTCGTCGTGCGCGGCTACTCACTGGCGGGACTCGCCGAGACCGGGCGCATCCAGGGCGATTACCCGGCGGTGAGGAGACTGCACGAGCAGCTGCTCGCCGAGGCCCGCCGCCGAGGCGAGGCCCGTCACACGGTGTGGGCGCTGGAGGGCATCGCGCAGATGCACCGCAACACCGGCGAGTACGACGAGGCCCTGGCCCTGTTCGAGGAGGCGGCCGACACGGCGGCCCGAGCCGAGGACCGGCGCGGGTGGGCATGGGCACTGCGCGGCATCGCGGACGTGGTGTCCGTGCGCGACGGCGACGTGGAACGCGCCCTGGCACTGCTGTCCCAGGCGGAGCGGGCCTGCCGGGAGATGCGGCTCTCCAGCGCCCTCGCCTACAACCACAAGATGCGCGGCAACGTGCTGTACCGGGCGGGCCGCCACGAGCAGGCCCGTGAGATGTACGCGCTGGCCCTTGGGGAGTTCCAGGAGATGGACGAGCCGCGCGGGACGGCGCTGTCGCGGCTGGGGCTGGTCAAGGCCTCCGCCCGTCTGGGGCGCGACGCCGCGCACACGGCCGCGGACCTGGCCGAACTGCGCTCGACGCTGGACCGTATCGGGCTGCGGCATGCCCGGGACATGGTGGACAAGGCAGCGGCCGAACTGGGGGTCGGGCCGCTGCCGGACCACGCCGGCCGCGAGCAGGGCGCAGCGACGCCCCTGCTGCCGCCGGTCGGCGCCGAGGCGCTTCAGGCCGCCGATGTGGAGGGCCTGCGGTGA